In Castanea sativa cultivar Marrone di Chiusa Pesio chromosome 6, ASM4071231v1, a single window of DNA contains:
- the LOC142641324 gene encoding KIN17-like protein, protein MGKNEFLTPKAIANRIKAKGLQKLRWYCQMCQKQCRDENGFKCHCMSESHQRQMEVFGQNPTRIVEGYSEEFERTFLDHMKRSHRFSRIAATVVYNEYINDRHHVHMNSTEWATLTEFVKYLGRTGKCKVEETPKGWFITYIDRDSETLFKERLKNKRIKADLAEEEKQEREIQKQIEKAAELFAEPPKPLEAEPVRELKPEAGVKIGLKLASSNLKPKERGEGSKLVFDEMETDNKASVAKTNNNNKSVLGEMMREEEMKKERINRKDYWLCEGIVVKVMSKALADKGYYKQKGVVKKVIDKYVGEIEMLESKHVLRVDQLELETVIPQIGGLVKIVNGAYRGAIAKLLGVDTEKFCAKVQIEKGAYVGRVLKAVEYEDICKLAQ, encoded by the coding sequence ATGGGGAAGAACGAGTTCCTAACGCCAAAAGCGATCGCGAATCGGATCAAAGCGAAGGGGCTCCAGAAGCTCCGATGGTACTGCCAGATGTGCCAGAAGCAATGTCGCGACGAGAACGGTTTCAAGTGCCACTGTATGAGCGAGAGCCACCAGCGTCAGATGGAGGTTTTCGGCCAAAACCCGACCCGAATCGTCGAAGGATACTCCGAAGAGTTCGAACGCACTTTCTTGGACCACATGAAGCGTAGCCACCGGTTCAGTCGCATCGCCGCCACCGTCGTTTACAACGAGTACATCAACGATCGCCACCACGTCCACATGAACTCGACCGAGTGGGCCACGCTCACTGAGTTCGTCAAGTATCTCGGTCGAACCGGCAAGTGTAAGGTCGAGGAAACGCCTAAAGGTTGGTTCATTACGTATATAGATAGAGATTCGGAGACTTTGTTCAAAGAGAGATTGAAAAATAAGCGAATCAAGGCCGATTTGGCCGAGGAAGagaagcaagagagagagattcagaAGCAGATCGAGAAAGCCGCTGAGTTATTCGCCGAGCCTCCGAAGCCTCTCGAGGCTGAACCTGTTAGGGAATTGAAACCCGAAGCTGGTGTTAAGATCGGTTTGAAGCTCGCCTCGTCAAATTTGAAGCcgaaagagagaggagagggtTCGAAATTGGTGTTTGATGAAATGGAAACCGATAACAAAGCCAGTGTGGCGAAGacgaataataataataagtcgGTTTTGGGGGAGATGATGAGGGAGGAGGAGATGAAGAAGGAGAGGATTAATAGGAAGGACTATTGGTTGTGTGAGGGAATTGTTGTTAAGGTTATGAGCAAAGCTTTGGCCGACAAGGGTTACTATAAGCAAAAAGGGGTTGTGAAGAAAGTGATTGATAAGTATGTTGGGGAAATTGAGATGCTTGAGAGTAAGCATGTGTTGAGAGTTGATCAGTTGGAGCTCGAGACCGTGATTCCACAAATTGGGGGACTCGTGAAGATTGTGAATGGGGCGTATCGCGGCGCGATTGCCAAGTTGTTGGGGGTTGATACGGAGAAGTTTTGCGCCAAGGTGCAGATAGAGAAGGGTGCCTATGTTGGTAGAGTGCTTAAAGCTGTTGAGTATGAGGATATTTGTAAACTTGCCCAGTGA